Proteins encoded within one genomic window of Gracilimonas sp.:
- a CDS encoding glycoside hydrolase family 43 protein codes for MQKLIITAVLIAGLVGCASQNDTENYFGDEAPETNIFFGDPSITLADGTYYMYGTGPDSDTGIKVYKSEDLENWVGPVGPTQGFALHEDDVYGDHFFWAPEVYELDGKFYMFYSVQEHMAVAVSDTPEGPFIQEDPGYLEEFNAIDHHLFIDDDGSKYLYFAKFEEGLEIWVAEMEDDLSGIKEVTMQKGLSQSQNWEKSTKEPVGTVNEGPHVIKHEGMFYMIYSANHYASPDYGIGLAYANDPLGPWTKDENNPILQNPDSLVGTGHSAFFRDKADQLHMVYHAHNSTEEVHPRKAYYNPVTFKEVEGENRFTLEVQQPRTEAKATPLE; via the coding sequence ATGCAGAAATTAATTATTACAGCAGTACTTATAGCCGGCTTAGTAGGCTGTGCATCACAAAATGATACCGAAAATTATTTTGGTGATGAGGCTCCGGAAACCAACATCTTTTTTGGAGATCCAAGTATTACATTAGCTGACGGAACTTATTACATGTATGGTACCGGACCGGACAGTGATACCGGAATCAAAGTATATAAATCCGAAGACCTTGAGAATTGGGTTGGCCCGGTAGGTCCTACGCAAGGATTCGCTTTACATGAAGACGATGTGTATGGCGATCATTTCTTTTGGGCGCCTGAAGTGTATGAGTTAGACGGTAAGTTTTACATGTTCTATAGTGTTCAGGAACACATGGCTGTTGCAGTAAGCGATACTCCGGAAGGGCCTTTTATACAAGAAGATCCGGGATACCTGGAAGAATTCAATGCCATAGATCATCATTTGTTTATAGATGATGACGGCAGCAAGTACTTATATTTTGCTAAATTTGAAGAAGGATTGGAAATATGGGTTGCCGAAATGGAAGACGACCTCTCAGGAATCAAAGAAGTAACGATGCAAAAAGGATTGTCACAATCTCAGAATTGGGAAAAGAGCACAAAAGAGCCGGTTGGCACGGTAAACGAAGGCCCCCATGTAATAAAACATGAAGGCATGTTTTACATGATCTATTCAGCAAATCATTATGCCAGCCCGGATTATGGTATTGGCCTTGCATATGCTAACGATCCACTTGGCCCCTGGACCAAAGATGAAAACAACCCCATTCTCCAAAATCCGGATAGTCTGGTAGGAACCGGGCACAGTGCATTTTTTAGAGATAAAGCCGATCAATTGCATATGGTATATCATGCACATAATTCAACGGAAGAAGTTCACCCAAGGAAGGCGTATTACAATCCGGTTACGTTCAAAGAAGTTGAAGGAGAAAACAGGTTTACACTGGAGGTGCAACAACCTCGCACAGAGGCAAAAGCGACTCCTTTAGAATAA
- a CDS encoding glycoside hydrolase family 43 protein, with protein sequence MKSLLLLIIFSFSFVGCSSQSVDPPKGEEEPSCVFTNPVAEGADPWIIRKDKVYYSVKSVSGGIQVSKSEHLTEVLKSQQRAEVWRQPSQGWNRQHLWAPELHYVQGEWFIYYTAGESGPPFISQRSGVLRATSGDPLGDYEDMGMLYTGDNIETLENEKWAIDLTVLEHAGNLYAIWSGWEENAETDRTPQHLYIAEMENPWTISSNRVKISSPEEPWETGTELAINEGPEILKNGGQTFVIYSASESWLPAYNLGQLELVGDDPMDPASWEKSGSVFSGSGQVYGTGHASFTKSPDGSESWIAFHTKIDEEPGWDRVVYLQSFSWNEDGSPDFGTPVQPGNELQRPSGECETE encoded by the coding sequence ATGAAATCCCTTTTACTGCTTATTATTTTTTCTTTTTCATTTGTGGGATGCAGCTCCCAATCTGTAGACCCTCCAAAGGGGGAAGAAGAACCTTCATGTGTTTTCACTAATCCCGTGGCAGAGGGGGCGGATCCCTGGATCATCCGGAAGGACAAAGTGTATTACTCAGTTAAATCTGTCAGCGGAGGTATTCAGGTATCAAAATCGGAGCACTTAACCGAGGTTCTTAAATCACAACAACGAGCAGAAGTATGGCGTCAGCCTTCTCAAGGGTGGAATAGGCAGCATCTTTGGGCTCCTGAACTCCATTATGTGCAGGGTGAGTGGTTCATTTACTATACGGCAGGGGAATCAGGCCCGCCTTTTATTTCACAAAGATCCGGAGTATTGCGGGCAACATCCGGTGACCCGCTTGGTGATTATGAAGACATGGGTATGCTTTATACCGGGGATAATATTGAAACTCTGGAAAATGAAAAATGGGCTATCGACCTTACCGTTCTTGAGCATGCCGGTAATTTATATGCGATTTGGTCGGGCTGGGAAGAAAATGCTGAGACAGACCGTACTCCCCAACATTTATATATAGCTGAAATGGAAAACCCATGGACGATAAGCAGCAACCGGGTTAAAATTTCTTCACCTGAAGAACCATGGGAAACCGGAACTGAATTGGCAATCAATGAAGGTCCGGAGATCTTGAAAAATGGAGGCCAAACTTTTGTTATTTACTCTGCAAGTGAATCATGGTTGCCGGCGTATAACCTTGGACAACTTGAGCTGGTTGGCGATGACCCTATGGATCCGGCAAGCTGGGAGAAATCAGGATCCGTATTTAGTGGCAGCGGACAAGTATATGGAACCGGCCATGCCAGTTTCACAAAATCTCCCGATGGTTCAGAGAGCTGGATCGCATTTCATACTAAAATAGATGAAGAACCGGGCTGGGATCGTGTAGTATATCTGCAGTCTTTCAGCTGGAATGAAGATGGCTCTCCCGATTTTGGAACACCTGTACAACCCGGAAACGAACTGCAACGACCATCCGGCGAATGTGAAACGGAGTAG
- a CDS encoding sialidase family protein has protein sequence MRIKDVTLLLIAGFLIQGCASPNSNNRNSENRDSIEVPPIAWDRNTLTKVYNGPAFYPRITRLQDQTLMGVFESQGATMVTKSDNEGSTWSEPLEVASSENGINAAVPEVIQLQNGNIIVAYNTRPPQDNDDPDRRFGIKIKISEDNGETWSEEKNIYEGGFEWNRGVWEPAMIQFPDGEINLFFANEHPYENSEDQEISMVHSEDNGETWSDPKTISYREGFRDGMPVPLILQDEKGIAVAIEDNGLYGNTFKPAIVWTSLEERWPDVITGDSRNRWGALSEEHEIGADKYGGAPYLRQLPSGKTVLSFQTNEGRSGDWTNSTMAVTLGDEKAKNFSEISKPFDVPEGRSAMWSSVFIKNDTTITAVTSTNAYSNTGQSEFYIIDGYIRPKN, from the coding sequence ATGAGAATTAAAGATGTGACACTATTACTAATTGCGGGTTTTTTAATTCAGGGATGTGCCAGTCCAAATTCAAACAACAGAAACTCTGAAAATAGAGACTCTATTGAAGTACCGCCAATAGCTTGGGATCGGAACACCCTTACGAAAGTGTATAATGGTCCTGCATTCTACCCGAGAATTACTCGCCTTCAAGATCAAACATTGATGGGAGTATTTGAAAGTCAGGGTGCTACTATGGTTACAAAAAGTGATAATGAAGGCAGTACGTGGTCGGAGCCGTTAGAAGTGGCAAGCTCAGAAAATGGAATAAATGCTGCAGTGCCGGAAGTGATCCAGCTCCAAAACGGTAATATTATTGTGGCCTATAACACCCGCCCCCCTCAAGATAATGATGACCCGGATCGAAGATTTGGGATCAAGATCAAGATAAGTGAAGATAATGGGGAAACCTGGAGTGAAGAAAAGAATATCTATGAAGGCGGATTTGAATGGAATCGTGGAGTTTGGGAACCGGCTATGATACAGTTTCCGGATGGAGAAATTAATTTGTTCTTTGCCAATGAACATCCCTACGAAAACAGCGAAGATCAGGAAATCAGCATGGTTCATTCCGAGGACAACGGAGAAACCTGGAGTGATCCCAAAACCATTAGTTACCGGGAAGGATTCAGAGATGGCATGCCGGTTCCGTTGATTCTCCAAGATGAAAAAGGAATTGCCGTAGCCATTGAAGACAACGGACTCTATGGGAACACCTTCAAGCCTGCTATTGTATGGACTTCCCTGGAAGAAAGATGGCCTGATGTGATAACGGGTGACTCACGCAACCGTTGGGGGGCTCTTTCAGAAGAACATGAGATTGGCGCGGATAAATATGGGGGTGCTCCTTATTTGCGTCAACTGCCAAGTGGGAAGACAGTGTTATCATTTCAGACCAATGAAGGTCGCTCCGGAGACTGGACCAATTCGACAATGGCCGTAACTTTGGGAGATGAGAAAGCAAAGAATTTTTCTGAAATATCTAAACCTTTTGATGTTCCGGAAGGCCGTTCAGCCATGTGGAGTTCAGTATTTATAAAGAACGATACGACCATAACCGCCGTAACTTCTACAAATGCATACAGCAACACTGGACAAAGTGAATTTTACATTATTGATGGCTATATAAGGCCAAAAAATTAA
- a CDS encoding family 43 glycosylhydrolase — translation MSKRYVFLFVAIIFGTMLWSGCSENQTKEASSEIQNPILPGDRPDPTVIQIGDTYWASATSNEWSPLFPIFKSTDLQNWELVSYVFPEGAPDWARNNFWAPELAYDEEQGKVYAYYTARDKESDRLSVAVASADSPEGPYTDHGALVAQELGSIDAYEVRDLDGTLYMLWKEDGNSRGEPTPMWAQQINEERTKLLSEKIELFRNDEEWEAHLIEGVSVFRENDYFYAVYSAGSCCDVACDYRTGVARAENLLGPWEKYEGNPTLTNNDDWKCTGHGSVAKKDGDYYYLYHAYSRDGSVYVGREAVLEKFVWTEDGWPVFENDAEYNRSRGAWDFSDNFSGDELNLLWQWRVTQDIEFETGSNGLIIHASRENEDLGTLLVQQTRSPDYDISAVIDVSNSDENAKGGVALVGAANNGFGAPVAAIGISAQSGEVEVWETRNRETTIMETASLDGSSETVELSMSVKDGYMLTFSITKSDGKEVVAENIDASHLVPWGMGFRFGLTAKGENGAVINFKEFNSINY, via the coding sequence ATGAGCAAACGATATGTATTCTTATTTGTGGCAATAATCTTCGGTACAATGCTTTGGAGTGGTTGCTCAGAGAATCAGACAAAGGAAGCTTCCTCTGAGATTCAGAACCCAATTTTACCCGGAGATCGACCTGACCCAACCGTTATTCAGATCGGAGATACCTATTGGGCATCAGCTACTTCAAACGAATGGTCTCCCCTATTTCCGATCTTTAAATCTACGGATCTGCAAAATTGGGAGTTAGTTTCCTATGTATTTCCTGAAGGCGCACCTGATTGGGCGAGAAATAATTTTTGGGCACCTGAACTTGCTTATGATGAAGAGCAAGGCAAAGTATATGCATATTACACTGCTCGAGATAAAGAATCGGATCGATTAAGTGTAGCCGTAGCAAGTGCCGACAGCCCTGAGGGCCCTTACACTGATCATGGAGCGTTAGTTGCTCAAGAGCTTGGGTCAATAGACGCATATGAAGTTCGTGATCTGGATGGAACACTTTATATGCTCTGGAAAGAAGACGGGAATAGCCGAGGAGAGCCCACCCCAATGTGGGCACAGCAAATAAATGAAGAACGAACAAAACTGCTTAGTGAAAAGATTGAATTATTCAGAAATGATGAGGAATGGGAAGCCCATTTAATTGAAGGAGTTAGTGTGTTCAGAGAAAACGATTACTTTTATGCAGTGTATTCTGCAGGCTCCTGCTGTGATGTTGCTTGTGATTACCGCACTGGTGTAGCCCGCGCTGAAAATTTATTGGGACCTTGGGAAAAATATGAAGGCAATCCTACTCTTACCAACAATGACGACTGGAAATGTACAGGTCACGGCTCCGTTGCCAAAAAAGACGGTGACTATTACTATCTGTATCATGCATACAGCAGGGATGGAAGCGTGTATGTAGGCCGTGAAGCAGTATTGGAAAAATTTGTGTGGACGGAAGACGGATGGCCAGTATTTGAGAACGATGCCGAATATAATCGTTCACGTGGGGCATGGGACTTTTCTGATAACTTTTCAGGAGATGAGCTAAATCTGCTTTGGCAATGGAGGGTAACGCAAGATATTGAGTTTGAAACCGGTAGTAACGGGCTAATAATTCATGCGTCTCGTGAAAATGAAGACCTTGGAACACTTTTGGTACAGCAAACTAGGTCGCCGGATTATGATATTTCTGCCGTAATTGATGTTTCTAACTCTGATGAAAATGCAAAAGGTGGAGTGGCTCTTGTTGGAGCTGCGAATAATGGGTTTGGCGCCCCGGTTGCAGCTATTGGAATTTCAGCCCAATCTGGTGAGGTTGAAGTTTGGGAAACTCGGAATCGTGAAACCACCATCATGGAAACAGCTTCACTGGATGGCTCTAGTGAAACAGTTGAGCTTAGTATGAGCGTTAAGGATGGTTATATGCTTACTTTTTCCATTACAAAAAGTGATGGAAAAGAAGTGGTAGCCGAAAACATAGACGCTTCCCATTTGGTGCCATGGGGAATGGGTTTCCGTTTTGGCCTGACTGCTAAAGGGGAAAATGGTGCCGTCATAAACTTTAAAGAATTTAATTCAATTAACTACTAA
- a CDS encoding aldose epimerase family protein: protein MKKQSNLNLCLMAIALMISGCGSEKSETKNVEIPVNQADFQSIIDGKKTDLFIVESDNGIKLAITNLGGRVVSWMVPGKDGEYADISIGFDNVEAYLEANEPYYGALIGRVGNRIADGKFSLDGETYTLEQNNGPNSLHGGPQGFHNVVWDAEQIDNKNLKLSYTSEDGEEGFPGTLDVEVMYSLTDENELRIEYTATTDKKTVVNLTNHTFFNLKGEAGGTINDHQLMINADRYTPVDETLIPFGEIASVEGTPFDFRELTAIGERVESDNTQLEYGMGYDHNFVLNKNEEYLTLAAKVHEPNSGRTMEILTTEPGIQFYGGNFMDGSDTGKFGKPLEFREAFCLEPQHFPDAPNQPNFPSITLEPGETYNTVSVYRFSVE from the coding sequence ATGAAAAAACAGTCCAACTTAAACCTATGCTTAATGGCCATAGCCCTGATGATATCCGGGTGTGGAAGTGAAAAATCAGAAACAAAAAATGTAGAAATACCCGTGAATCAAGCTGACTTTCAATCAATCATAGATGGTAAAAAAACCGACCTTTTTATCGTTGAAAGTGATAATGGAATAAAACTGGCTATTACAAATTTGGGAGGCCGTGTTGTAAGCTGGATGGTTCCCGGAAAAGATGGAGAATATGCTGACATTTCTATCGGTTTTGATAATGTGGAAGCCTATCTGGAAGCCAATGAACCTTATTATGGAGCGCTAATTGGTCGCGTAGGAAATCGGATTGCCGACGGGAAATTTTCTCTCGACGGTGAAACTTATACCCTGGAACAGAACAACGGGCCAAACAGCTTGCATGGAGGTCCGCAAGGATTTCATAACGTAGTTTGGGATGCCGAGCAGATTGACAATAAAAACCTGAAATTGAGCTACACCTCAGAAGATGGCGAAGAAGGATTTCCCGGCACTCTTGATGTTGAAGTAATGTATTCCCTTACGGATGAAAATGAACTTCGGATTGAGTACACTGCAACTACGGATAAGAAAACAGTGGTAAATCTTACTAATCATACCTTTTTCAACTTGAAAGGAGAAGCAGGGGGAACAATAAATGATCATCAGCTAATGATCAATGCAGACCGGTATACGCCGGTGGATGAAACCTTAATTCCATTTGGAGAAATCGCTTCGGTTGAAGGAACTCCGTTTGATTTTCGTGAGCTGACAGCGATCGGAGAACGTGTTGAATCAGATAATACTCAGTTGGAATATGGTATGGGTTACGACCATAATTTTGTTCTGAACAAAAATGAAGAATATCTGACATTAGCAGCAAAAGTACATGAGCCAAACTCAGGGAGAACTATGGAAATTTTAACAACCGAACCTGGAATTCAGTTTTATGGGGGAAATTTCATGGACGGAAGTGACACCGGTAAATTCGGAAAACCGCTTGAATTCAGAGAAGCATTCTGTCTGGAACCCCAGCACTTTCCGGATGCACCAAATCAGCCCAACTTTCCCTCTATCACATTGGAGCCGGGTGAGACCTATAACACTGTTTCAGTGTACAGGTTTAGTGTGGAATAG
- a CDS encoding glycoside hydrolase family 172 protein translates to MRICKMTIRSFATLLTAILFVLPTGVQAQQISLESLLKEMVDRDQIARFPDPEYINKQFSSYDRASEEAGTQEWFANWDRTNFLREENNSGRREFVLYDADGPGVMVRYWMTFGGPGAGEGILRFYIDGSEKPVIEGNAMEVLSGGIITGAPLSSSVSPLTDYGRRGHNLYLPIPYAENLKITYESENVAENGAKHGSEDVYYNINYRSYPPEVNVHSFSTEQLEGAEPLLDEVQQKLAEKDKEQELEEFELAHLPLSRTLKPGDNFTKEVEGPAAIRKVMLQLLADNVKQALRSTVMEIRFDGNETFWVPVGDFFGTGYQIRESNTWYTTVTSHGMMSAYWVMPFQRNAEITFHNMGEQTVHLQNAVVSYSDWNWDERSMYFGSSWKQYSNLYTGEQKNMEGIGDPFDVSFTHLKGQGVFVGDVLTLFNTAYDWWGEGDEKIYVDGEDFPSHFGTGTEDYYGYAWVRPEIFNNHPFIAQPDGSGNITPGYTINTRFRVLDAIPFNKELKLDMELWHWTSTLIDYAPVTYFYLRPAGDILVKNDTANVKREVNLKREDVFSSWIEHNKIDGQNLIVDFFSGGKMRFQYLYDVGFTGNKHLWWHEAKPGDKLHLRFKSKEDGTFKLMANLTKAPEFSTVRIWVNGKRVSKDFNGYSESFKTEKIELGEFELEKGDNYLEVEIQKNSPDSEQAFFGLDYIDFEKI, encoded by the coding sequence ATGCGAATATGCAAAATGACAATAAGGTCTTTCGCTACTTTACTTACAGCGATTCTGTTTGTGCTACCAACCGGGGTTCAGGCTCAGCAAATATCATTGGAGTCATTGCTGAAGGAAATGGTGGACAGAGATCAAATTGCCAGATTTCCTGATCCTGAATACATAAATAAACAATTCAGCAGTTATGACCGTGCCTCTGAAGAGGCCGGTACTCAGGAATGGTTTGCTAACTGGGATCGCACCAACTTTCTAAGAGAAGAGAACAACTCAGGGCGTCGGGAATTTGTGCTTTATGATGCGGATGGCCCCGGTGTGATGGTTCGCTATTGGATGACCTTTGGTGGCCCCGGTGCGGGAGAAGGCATCCTTAGATTTTATATTGACGGATCTGAAAAACCGGTAATAGAAGGCAATGCCATGGAAGTATTGAGTGGCGGAATTATCACCGGAGCACCACTTTCCTCTTCCGTTTCTCCCCTGACTGATTATGGCCGCAGAGGGCATAATTTATATTTACCTATTCCCTACGCTGAAAATCTTAAGATCACTTACGAAAGTGAAAATGTTGCCGAGAATGGGGCCAAACATGGTTCTGAAGACGTGTACTACAATATTAACTATCGTTCTTATCCTCCCGAAGTTAATGTACATTCTTTTTCAACAGAGCAGCTGGAAGGGGCAGAACCTTTACTGGATGAAGTGCAGCAAAAACTGGCCGAAAAAGATAAAGAGCAAGAACTGGAAGAATTTGAGCTGGCTCATCTCCCATTATCCAGAACCCTGAAGCCGGGTGATAATTTTACTAAAGAAGTTGAAGGACCGGCAGCAATTCGCAAGGTCATGCTTCAACTTTTAGCGGATAATGTAAAACAGGCACTGCGGTCAACGGTAATGGAAATACGATTTGATGGCAACGAAACCTTTTGGGTACCGGTAGGCGATTTTTTTGGAACGGGGTATCAGATCAGAGAATCGAACACCTGGTATACCACCGTTACTTCTCATGGAATGATGAGTGCCTATTGGGTAATGCCGTTTCAGAGGAATGCAGAGATCACTTTTCATAACATGGGAGAACAAACCGTTCATCTTCAAAATGCAGTTGTAAGTTATTCTGACTGGAATTGGGATGAGCGAAGCATGTATTTCGGCTCAAGCTGGAAACAATATTCGAATCTATACACCGGAGAACAAAAAAACATGGAGGGTATAGGAGATCCATTTGATGTAAGCTTCACTCATCTTAAGGGGCAAGGTGTGTTTGTAGGAGATGTTCTGACCTTGTTCAACACCGCCTATGACTGGTGGGGCGAAGGAGACGAGAAGATCTATGTTGATGGGGAGGATTTCCCTTCTCATTTTGGAACAGGAACTGAAGATTATTACGGATATGCGTGGGTTCGTCCAGAGATCTTCAATAATCATCCATTTATCGCCCAGCCAGATGGAAGCGGAAACATCACGCCGGGTTATACTATAAATACTCGGTTCCGAGTATTGGATGCTATTCCCTTTAATAAAGAACTAAAGTTGGACATGGAGCTTTGGCATTGGACAAGTACTCTGATTGATTATGCTCCAGTCACCTATTTCTATCTTCGTCCGGCCGGGGATATACTGGTAAAGAATGATACTGCTAATGTAAAGCGTGAAGTTAATTTGAAACGGGAAGATGTATTTTCATCATGGATCGAACATAATAAAATTGATGGTCAAAACTTGATTGTTGATTTTTTTTCCGGTGGAAAAATGCGTTTCCAGTATTTATATGATGTCGGATTTACAGGCAATAAACATCTTTGGTGGCATGAGGCAAAACCGGGCGATAAACTTCATCTTCGGTTTAAATCAAAAGAAGATGGTACTTTTAAACTGATGGCAAACCTGACAAAAGCACCGGAATTCAGCACGGTCAGAATATGGGTAAATGGCAAAAGAGTGTCCAAAGATTTTAACGGTTATTCCGAATCTTTTAAAACTGAAAAAATAGAACTTGGGGAATTTGAATTAGAGAAAGGGGACAACTACTTAGAAGTAGAAATTCAAAAAAACAGTCCTGATTCTGAACAAGCTTTTTTTGGACTAGACTATATTGATTTCGAGAAAATTTAG
- a CDS encoding galactokinase yields MTDLLPKIRRLFLSKFDKEPLMVQSPGRVNLIGEHTDYNDGFVLPAAIDKVIVLAMAVNDAGKARAYSVDMNESVVMDLDDLHKSDKHWANYVKGIISETQKEGKKLKGFDLVFGGDIPIGAGLSSSAALEGGLLVGLDRLFKLGFTRKKMARIGQLTEHNHVGVNCGIMDQFINLHGEANKVLKLDCRSLEYDLYPFERDDIKIVLCNSKVSHNLADSEYNVRREQCESGVEVLQKYEPKIKNLRDADLELLEAHRNEMDEVVYRRCKYVLEENQRVHDACRDLEKGDFKSFGNRMFQSHQGLSKDYEVSCKELDVLVEIAQDQPGLLGSRMMGGGFGGCTINLVEEAFVEDFKETVSREYKSRTGIKAEIYITQINGGTEITEE; encoded by the coding sequence ATGACTGATTTATTACCAAAAATACGAAGGCTATTTCTCTCAAAATTTGATAAGGAGCCATTGATGGTGCAATCCCCGGGCCGGGTAAATTTGATCGGGGAGCATACAGACTATAATGACGGCTTTGTATTACCTGCGGCGATTGATAAAGTGATAGTGTTGGCCATGGCGGTAAATGATGCGGGAAAAGCGCGGGCATATTCTGTGGACATGAATGAATCGGTTGTAATGGATCTGGATGATCTCCATAAAAGTGATAAGCATTGGGCCAACTATGTTAAAGGCATTATTTCTGAGACTCAAAAAGAAGGAAAAAAACTAAAGGGATTTGATTTGGTTTTTGGAGGTGATATCCCAATCGGCGCGGGACTTTCATCCTCAGCAGCTTTGGAAGGTGGGCTGTTGGTCGGTTTAGACCGGTTATTTAAGCTTGGCTTTACCCGCAAAAAGATGGCGAGAATTGGCCAGCTAACCGAGCATAACCATGTGGGTGTTAACTGTGGAATTATGGATCAGTTTATAAACCTTCATGGCGAAGCTAACAAAGTGCTGAAATTGGACTGCCGGTCCCTGGAATATGATCTATACCCCTTTGAGCGGGATGATATTAAGATTGTACTTTGCAATTCAAAAGTGAGTCATAATCTTGCCGATTCTGAATACAATGTCCGAAGGGAGCAATGTGAATCCGGAGTTGAAGTACTTCAGAAATATGAGCCGAAGATAAAAAATCTGAGAGATGCAGATTTGGAATTACTGGAAGCACATCGGAATGAAATGGACGAAGTAGTTTATCGCCGATGTAAATATGTATTGGAAGAAAATCAGCGGGTACATGATGCCTGCAGGGATTTAGAAAAAGGGGATTTTAAGTCATTCGGAAACCGCATGTTTCAATCTCATCAGGGATTGAGTAAAGACTATGAAGTAAGCTGTAAAGAACTGGATGTGTTGGTTGAAATTGCGCAAGATCAACCCGGGCTTTTAGGTTCGAGAATGATGGGTGGTGGTTTTGGTGGATGTACAATCAACCTGGTTGAGGAAGCATTTGTAGAAGATTTTAAAGAAACGGTTTCCAGGGAATATAAATCCCGAACCGGCATTAAGGCAGAAATCTATATCACACAAATTAACGGCGGTACTGAAATAACAGAGGAGTAA
- a CDS encoding UDP-glucose--hexose-1-phosphate uridylyltransferase, protein MKLDFTKHPHRRLNLLTGEWVQVSPQRTQRPWQGQEEETSGDGKPEYDPKCYLCPGNDRAGDASNPEYTSTFSFVNDFSALLPDTSNEEINDNDLLISKGERGMCKVICFSPRHDLTLPEMEISQVEDVVDLWVKEYRELGAKPFINYVQIFENKGEVMGCSNPHPHGQIWAQETIPEEPAKELKQFKNYYEKHTHTLLSNYLKLELERKERLVVENDHFAVVVPFWAFWPFETLVISKRPFARFTDMSEEEKKGLADIVQKITIKYDNVFKVSFPYSAGFHPAPTDGEEHPEWHFHMHFYPPLLRSATIKKFRVGYEMLANSQRDVTAEYSAGLLRELSEVHYKHK, encoded by the coding sequence ATGAAGTTAGATTTCACTAAGCATCCACACCGAAGATTAAATTTGTTAACAGGTGAATGGGTACAAGTATCGCCGCAGAGAACTCAACGTCCATGGCAGGGACAGGAAGAGGAAACTTCCGGTGATGGAAAACCGGAATATGATCCAAAGTGCTACCTGTGTCCCGGTAATGATCGTGCCGGAGACGCCTCTAATCCGGAATATACTTCTACATTTTCATTCGTAAACGATTTCAGTGCCCTCTTGCCGGATACCTCAAACGAGGAAATTAACGACAACGATCTTTTGATTTCCAAAGGAGAGCGTGGCATGTGCAAGGTAATCTGTTTTTCTCCCAGGCATGATTTAACCCTGCCCGAAATGGAAATTTCTCAGGTTGAAGATGTGGTGGATTTATGGGTAAAAGAATATCGTGAATTAGGTGCAAAACCTTTCATCAACTATGTTCAGATTTTTGAGAATAAAGGAGAGGTGATGGGATGCAGCAACCCACACCCGCACGGGCAAATTTGGGCTCAGGAAACTATTCCCGAAGAGCCTGCCAAAGAGCTCAAACAGTTTAAAAATTATTATGAGAAGCATACACACACGCTTTTATCCAATTACCTGAAACTGGAGCTGGAGCGAAAAGAACGACTGGTTGTGGAAAATGACCATTTTGCTGTGGTGGTTCCCTTTTGGGCATTCTGGCCTTTCGAGACCTTGGTAATCAGCAAACGACCATTTGCCCGTTTTACCGATATGAGTGAAGAAGAGAAAAAGGGACTTGCTGACATTGTTCAGAAAATCACGATTAAATACGATAATGTATTTAAAGTTTCATTCCCCTATTCTGCCGGATTCCATCCTGCCCCCACAGATGGAGAAGAACATCCCGAATGGCATTTTCACATGCACTTTTATCCGCCATTGTTACGATCGGCTACGATTAAAAAATTCAGGGTGGGCTACGAAATGCTGGCTAATTCTCAGCGTGATGTTACGGCTGAATACAGTGCCGGATTATTAAGAGAACTCTCCGAAGTACACTATAAGCATAAATAG